The following are encoded in a window of Nilaparvata lugens isolate BPH chromosome 13, ASM1435652v1, whole genome shotgun sequence genomic DNA:
- the LOC120354115 gene encoding uncharacterized protein LOC120354115: protein MNCRKCTKLIVRSSKDKTNKVQCSVCKENFHGQCLGLSDADLNGLLISGRAWMCADCACERRRSRSHSDGGIVCSVNTKDVSSLDGLKKLIHELGEKMDSGLKRLEQDLGKSLDLCHEKLDENSCILATQQAIIDKQNQLIESLRLENLALSKKVTELSVRLDDAEQYSRSNTLEIYGVPVTQNEDVSSIIKEVGKALDVAITEDMIDACHRLKQQNNRPSPGIIVRFVRRAIKEKMLERRRVKRTLSTRHIGMPMDTPVYINQSLCPARRILFAKTKRVKNQMNFKFLWVDKTGNIKIRRDENSAIHLIKTDNDITKLAGSGSGVDKTPTQLTASRKTN, encoded by the coding sequence ATGAATTGCCGTAAATGTACGAAATTAATAGTGCGGTCTTCAAAGGACAAAACGAATAAGGTCCAGTGCAGTGTATGTAAAGAGAATTTCCACGGACAGTGCTTGGGTCTTAGTGATGCTGACCTGAACGGTCTCCTCATCTCTGGTCGTGCGTGGATGTGTGCTGACTGTGCGTGTGAGCGTAGGAGGAGTCGTAGCCACAGCGATGGTGGCATTGTGTGTAGTGTCAACACAAAGGACGTAAGTAGCTTAGACGGCTTAAAAAAGTTGATTCACGAACTAGGTGAAAAAATGGACAGTGGTCTAAAACGTCTTGAACAAGACTTAGGTAAATCGCTTGATTTGTGTCATGAAAAGCTCGACGAAAACTCTTGTATACTGGCTACACAGCAGGCTatcattgataaacaaaaccaGTTGATTGAGTCTCTCAGATTGGAAAATTTAGCATTGTCTAAAAAAGTCACGGAACTGTCGGTGAGATTGGATGATGCAGAACAATATTCGAGGTCGAACACTCTTGAGATTTACGGAGTTCCTGTCACTCAGAATGAAGACGTCTCCAGCATTATAAAAGAGGTTGGTAAAGCCCTGGATGTTGCAATCACGGAGGATATGATCGATGCCTGTCATCGTTTGAAGCAGCAAAATAACCGGCCATCTCCTGGGATAATCGTACGCTTTGTTCGCCGAGCTATTAAGGAAAAAATGTTGGAGAGGCGACGGGTGAAGAGGACTCTGTCTACAAGACATATAGGCATGCCAATGGATACTCCCGTCTACATAAACCAGTCTCTATGTCCGGCtagaagaattttatttgctaaaaCAAAAAGGGTGAAGAATCAGATGAACTTTAAGTTTCTATGGGTTGACAAAACGGGTAACATAAAGATAAGAAGAGACGAAAACTCGGCCATTCATCTAATCAAAACTGATAATGATATCACAAAACTTGCAGGCAGTGGAAGCGGCGTTGATAAGACGCCAACACAGCTGACTGCGAGTCGAAAAACTAACTAA